A single region of the Drosophila takahashii strain IR98-3 E-12201 chromosome 2R, DtakHiC1v2, whole genome shotgun sequence genome encodes:
- the LOC108061510 gene encoding uncharacterized protein: MIRGARIPFLSRSPLWLLRTYQNYSSDGKEQNALKRLGTSPRNVRDHPEGCTPQNLNTMAFVSPDFIPPSTYRIVEEAEQLGPKAGKKEIYKNPEYYSYYRYSYYDLTTIVDTIKKKQSSKK; the protein is encoded by the coding sequence ATGATTCGTGGAGCCAGAATTCCATTTTTATCCCGCTCACCATTATGGCTTTTAAGGACCTATCAGAATTACTCGAGTGATGGCAAGGAACAAAATGCTCTCAAGCGTTTGGGCACCAGTCCCAGAAATGTTCGCGATCACCCCGAGGGATGTACTCCCCAGAACCTGAATACAATGGCCTTCGTCTCCCCGGATTTTATACCCCCATCTACCTACCGAATTGTGGAAGAAGCCGAGCAGCTGGGACCCAAAgcaggaaaaaaggaaatctacAAGAATCCGGAGTACTACAGCTACTATCGATACTCTTACTACGACCTTACAACAATCGTTGataccattaaaaaaaagcaatcatccaaaaagtaa